GGTCAATGGAATGCGTGGTTCGATACGTATCTGTATAATGGTTCAAAGGCACATCTTACCACGCTCCAATATGAGCTGATGAAAGTATTGCAAAGTACGCAGCAAGGCTCAGGTGCTGGACGAAATGCCAATGATATGGCGCAGCAAATGACACAGATTTCACCGGAATCGATCAAAATGGCGATTACGATCGTTGTAACGGTTCCAATCCTCATTGTATATCCATTCCTTCAGAAGTACTTTGTTGGCGGTATGACACTGGGCGCAGTAAAAGGTTAAACAATTGGGTACAGGCTGCCACATAGAGCGGCCGTACATCTACAAATGAAGCATCAGGATACCCGAAGCGCAGCCATTTGGTCTGCGCTTCACCGTATAGGGCTGCGGTGTGGTATTCATGAAGCTATAGACAGGGACAAAAAAGTCCCGGATAAGACAGACATATGAAACAGGGAGGATTACCATTATGGCAAGTTCCAAAATGAAGATTGCACTGGCACCAGTGCTTGCAATGTCTTTACTCGCAGGTTGCGGTGGAGGAAGCGGCGGTGATACGTCGTTCAAGGATACAAGCGCAGAGACAACTCCACTTACTTTTGATTTCTTCAGCGTTGACCCAAGTCCGAACTGGAATGGCATGAAGGATGAAGTAGGTAAAGTCCTTACGGAAAAAACAGGGATAACCCTTAACGGTGAATTTGCCGTTAGTGGTGGTCAAGATAAGATATCCTTAATGGCGGCGAGCGGAGACTATCCGGATATCGTCTCCCCCAAAGGAGAACTCAGCAAACTGGTGGATGCCGGAGCAATGCTCGATCTGACAGATCTGATCGACCAATATGCTCCCAATCTGAAGAAGCTGTATGGTAATTACATGGACCGGTTGAAATACAGTAATGAGGATCAGGCTATTTATGTGCTGCCGACGTATTATGCGGTAGACCAGAAGTACTTTGATGCAGGTGGTGGATTTGGCATTCAGCACCGTGTACTGAAAGAACTCGGATACCCGGAAGTGCGTACACTTGAGGATTACGAGAATGTATTGAAGGCGTACAAAGAGAAACACCCAACGATTGATGGTCAGCCAACGATCCCGTTAACACTGGACGCGGATGATTGGAGAATCATGATTACCGTAACGAACCCTGCCTTCCAGGCAACAGGAGCTCCGGATGATGGTGAATACTACATCGATCCAGAGACATATGAAGCAAGTCTGCATTACAAACGTCCAGAGGAAAAAGAGTACTTCCGCTGGTTGAACCATATGTACAATGAGGGACTGCTTGATCAGGACAGCTTCATCCAAAAAACAGACCAATACAAATCCAAAATTGCAAGTGGACGTGTTCTGGGTGTCATTGACCAGGATTGGGGTTATTCCGATGCAGAAAATGCACTGAAATCTGCGGGCAAGGATGAAGCAACGTATTCACACTTCCCGGTAACCCTGTCCGAGGATATCAAGGATCATGCCTACCAAGACCCTGGTTTTGTATCCGGTTGGGGTGTAGGGATTACAACATCGAATCCTGACCCGGTTCGTACGATCAAATTCTTCGATTACTTGGCTTCTGAAGAAGGGCAAGTGCTGATGAACTGGGGAATTGAGGGCAAACAGTACGAAGTGAAGGACGGCAAACGTGTCATTCCTGCCGACGTTCTGGATCAGAAAACCAATAATGCAGCCGTATTCCAGAAAGAAACGGGTATTGGATTGTACACCAATCTGTCCGGTCATTATGGAGACGGTGTGAAGGATTCAACGGATAACTACTACACTACGAATTTCCCTGAACAGATCGTGGCAGCGTATTCCGATGCAGAGAAAGAAACACTCAAAGCTTACGGTGCTACGACGTGGAAAGATCTGTTCCCGAGTGAAGACGAGTTCCCAATCAAACCATGGGGAGCAGCATACAATTTGCCAACACCAGGTGACTCCAACTACAACGTCATCTTCAAGAAAACACAGGATATCATTCGGAAACGTATCCCGGAAGCCATTCTGAGTACTCCTGAACAGTTCGATGCGATCTATGACGGCATGATTGCAGAAGTGAACCAAGCAGGAGCAGAGGATATGGAGAAACAATACACTGAACTCGTTCAAAACCGTGTTCAATTGTGGAGCGGTGAAGAGGCTAAATAAACGATTAGTCAGTCAGATTAAAAACGAAAAAGAACCCAGAGTATCTGGGTTTTTTTTATCTAAAACGTTTTCTAAAAAACGTTTTCAATTTTATAAATTCACTATTGACAAGGGATATAGGAGCGATTATTATTCAAGTATGAAAGCACTTACATTTTCTTGTACACCACGTGGCATACACCTGAATCTCAAAGTTAACACTTGCAGAAATGAAGAGGAAAAGGGTAAGAAAAGAACATTTTTTTATTTTTAAGAAAACGCTTCTAATGTTATAAAAACAAGAAAATTACATTTGTTTCATTTGGTCACGGTATGTGCAGGTCAGCCTGTTATACAAATATACAGCTTCATTAATATCCATAAGGGGGATTACACATGAAGGGCAAAACACCAAAAACATTCGCAATGCTTCTGTTAGCCAGTGCACTTGCAATTACAGCAGGATGCAGCGGCAGTGGAGGAGGAACTAATGCTTCAGAAAAGCCGGTTGATTCCGGAGATACAACCAGTCCAGTGACCTTTACATTCTTTGGTGCAGACGCGAGTCCGAACTGGAATAACATGAAGGATGCTGTCGGTCAAGAGATTACTAAGGCAACGGGAGTTACAATTGAAGCTGAGTATGATGTGAATAATGGTGGTGATCAAAAGATTCCTTTGATGGCTGCCAGTGGTGATTACCCTGATATTATCTATCCTAAAGGCAACTTGTCTAAGCTTGTGGATGCAGGCGCGATGCTGGACCTGACCGATCTAATTGAGGAGCATGCTCCCAATTTGAAAAAAATCTATGGTGATCAGATGAACCGTCTGAAATACAGTTTGGAAGATCAAGCCATTTACACGATCCCGACTAATATGGGTGTAGATAACGTTGCGTTTGATGCTACGGGCGGATTCGAAATTCAACAAAGAGTATTGAAAGAGCTCGGCTACCCTGAAGTAAAAACGCTTGAGGACTACGAGAACGTACTGAGAACGTATTATGAAAAACATCCAACGATTGATGGTCAACCGACTATTCCGTTAACATTGAATGCAGATGACTGGAAAATTATGATTACGGTAACGAACCCTGCATTCCAAGCTACGGGTGGACCGGATGACGGTGAGTATTATATCAACCCTGAGACGTATGAAGCCGTTCTACACTACAAACGTCCTGAAGAAAAAGAATATTTCCGTTGGTTGAACAAAATGTACAATGAGGGTCTGCTTGACAAAGATACATTTGTTCAAAAGGATGACCAATACAAATCCAAAATTGCCAGTGGCCGTGTACTTGGTCTAATCGACCAGGAGTGGAACTATGGTGAGGCAGAGAATGCTTTGAAATCATCTAACGGTGGCGATAAAACATATGCCCACTTCTCCGTATCCCTGAACAAGGATATTGTGGATCATACGTTCCAACCGACAGGATTTGACGGTTATGGTATCGGAATCACAACTTCGGCCAAAGATCCGGTACGTATTATCAAATTCATGGATTGGCTTGCTTCCGATGAAGGTCAGGTCCTGAGAAACTGGGGTGTTGAAGGCCAACATTACCAAGTCGAAAATGGGAAACGCATCATTCCGGCTGACGTACAAGATCGCAAAACCAATGATAACTCTGCTTTTACCAAAGAATCAGGCGTAGGCATGTATAACGTATTTAGCGCCAGATACGGTGATGGTGTGAAAGATGCCACAGATAACTATTACACAACGAATTTCCCTGAACAGATTCAAGCAGGTTACACTGCAGCTGAGAAGGAAACGTTGAAAGCCTATGGTATTACAACATGGAAAGATTTTTATCCTTCCGAAGATGATCTGAAGCTGAAAGATTGGGGGGCAGCATACAACATGCCTGTACCATCTGACACGGATTACAACGTAACGTTCCAGAAAACACAGGATATCGTACGTAAACGTATTCCAGAGGCGATCCTTGCCAAACCTGAGAACTTCGACAGCGTATATGATGGTCTTCTGGCTGAACTCGATAAAGCGGGTGCAGTAGAGATGGAGAAACAATACACGGTTTGGATCAAAGAACGTGTAGCTCTCTGGACTGGAAAAGATGTGAAATAAGCTTGAAAACCAAGCATGAAAGCTATTGATTTTCATAGCGAAAAAAGCCCTTGAGAAAGGGCTTTTTTTATTGTTGACGTGAGGTGATGGATAGCCTATAATCTATCATGTAAGCACTTTCAGTAAGCGGTTTATCTCATTTCCGAAAACGTTTTACGTCTGTTAGAAGAAGAATCTTTCTTTTTGCAGAATCGAAACGTCAGCTTTAGTAAACACGTCGGAATGAACGATACCGAAAGCGCATTCAAAAAAAGTGGTATCCTCAGGCATAAAGCCTGTTATACAGATAAAACCTTCATAAATAATAGGGGGAACTAGACAATGAGAGGCAAAATGAAAGGCAATACACCCAAGACGTTTGCAATGTTGATGCTCGCAAGTGCAATGTTGGTTACAGCTGGCTGTGGGAATTCGGGAACCAAAGAGACTTCGGAGTCCAGCGGAACCGAACCGATCACAGTTACATTCTTCGGGGCGGATGCTAGTCCAACCTGGAACAAGATGCAAGATGCTGTTGGTAAAAAGATTACGGAACAAACAGGCGTTACCATTGAAGCAGAGTATGATGTAAACGATGGTGGTAACCAGAAGATTGCGCTAATGGCTGCCAGTGGTGACTTTCCTGATATGATCTACCCTAAAGGTAACTTATCTAAGCTTGTGGATGCAGGCGCGATGCTGGATCTCACGGACCTGATTGAGGAGCATGCTCCCAATTTGAAAAAAATCTATGGGGAACAGATGAACCGTTTGAAATACAGTCTGGAAGATCAAGCGATCTATACCATTCCAACCAATATGGGTGTTGATAATGTTACGTTTGACGCTACAGGTGGATTTGAAATTCAGCAAAGAGTATTGAAAGAGCTTGGGTACCCTGAAGTGAAGACACTTGAGGATTACGAGAATGTACTTAGAGCCTATTATGAAAAACATCCAACCATTGATGGTCAACCAACCATTCCATTAACATTGAATGCAGACGACTGGAAAATCATGATCACGGTAACGAACCCGGCTTTCCAGGCAACAGGTGCACCGGATGATGGTGAATATTACATTGACCCTGAAACGTATGAAGCAAAATTGCACTACAAACGTCCAGAGGAAAGAGAATATTTCCGCTGGTTGAATAAAATGTACAATGAAGGCCTACTGGACAAAGATGCCTTTGTTCAAAAGGATGACCAATACAAGTCCAAAATTGCCAGTGGCCGTGTCCTCGGTCTGATTGACCAAGAGTGGAACTATCAAGAAGCGGAGAATGCGCTTAAATCATCGGGCAAGGATGATGCCACATATGCTCACTTCTCTGTATCACTTAACGATAAAATTGTGGATCACACGTTCCAACCAGCCGGTTTTGACGGTTATGGCATTGGGATCACAACTTCGGCCAAAGATCCAGTGCGTATCATCAAATTCATGGATTGGCTTGCTTCCGATGAAGGACAAGTTCTGAGAAACTGGGGTATCGAAGGTGAACATTACAACGTAGAAGATGGTAAACGCGTGATTCCAGATGACGTTCAGGACCGCAAAACGAATGACAACTCCAATTTCAGTAAGGAAACAGGAATTGGGATGTATAACGTATTTAGTGCAAGATATGGTGATGGTGTAAAAGATTCTACGGATAACTATTACACAACAAACTTCCCTGAGCAGATTGTAGCTGGTTACACGGCTGCAGAGAAAGAAACGCTGAAAGCTTATGGTATCACGACTTGGAAAGAGTTCTATCCGGCTGAAGAAGATCTGCCAGTTAAGGATTGGGGCGCAGCGTATAACATGTCCGTACCATCCGGTACAGACTATGAAGTAACTTTCCAGAAAACGCAGGATATCATCCGTAAACGGATTCCGGAAGCTGTTCTGACTACACCAGCAAACTTTGATGCAACCTATGATGCTTTACTGGCTGATTTGGACAAAGCGGGTGCAGTTGAAATGGAGAAACAATTTACGGTTTGGGTTAAGGAACGTGTCTCTCTGTGGACAGGAAAAGACGTAAAATAATATGGATTGTCTGCGATCCATGGTTACACAAGGAAAGGGCCCTATATGGGGCCTTTTTTTTGTGGAATGATGTGATGATTTGCATTGACGCAAATTTTGAAATCACATATAATTTTATTATTGTAAGCACTTACCGAAAACGTTTTATGTCATAACAAATATACAGCTGATTAAGGAACAGGAGCTAATCATGTCCCAACACAATAACCAAACTAAAATCAATCGTCTATGGTATCGACAACCGGCAAAACGCTGGGAAGAAGCATTGCCCATCGGAAACGGCCGTCTTGGAGGCATGGTGTACGGTGGCGCAGCAGAAGAACGAATTCAGCTCAATGAAGATACATTATGGTCAGGGTTTCCACGGGATACGATTCAATACAGCAGTCAGCGGTATTTGAAGCAGACGCGAGAGTTGATCATGTCTGGACAGTATGGTGAAGCTGAGGATTTGTTGAACCGTGAAATGCTTGGTCGTGATGTAGAGGCCTACCAGCCGATGGGTCATTTTTTATTGCACCATGAGGGTCTGGATGATCTTTCATATGATGCATTTGAACGGGAGCTTGATCTGGAATCGGGTATTGCAACCACAACCTACTCATTGGAAGGAACTCAATACGTACGTGAAGTGTATTCCAGTGCTTCGGATGATCTGATGGTCTGCACATTAACTGCTGATCAGAAGGGCGCTATGAGTGTAAGTGTTACGCTAGACAGTCCCCATCCATATCGAGTTGAGACTTCGGGAGATGCTCTAACCATGTTCAGTCGGTGCCCAAGTCATGTGGAGTCCAACTACTTCAGGGATCACCCGGAATCCGTCCTCTATGAAGAGGATCGGGGAACGGCTTATGCTGTCCGTGTAGCATTTACGGCAACTGGCAATCAGGTGAAGGTCTCCAATCTGGAAGGCAAGTTACATATTCAGGGTGCTGATCAGGTTGTGTTTTATCTGGCAGCAGCTACGTCCT
The nucleotide sequence above comes from Paenibacillus sp. W2I17. Encoded proteins:
- a CDS encoding ABC transporter substrate-binding protein, encoding MASSKMKIALAPVLAMSLLAGCGGGSGGDTSFKDTSAETTPLTFDFFSVDPSPNWNGMKDEVGKVLTEKTGITLNGEFAVSGGQDKISLMAASGDYPDIVSPKGELSKLVDAGAMLDLTDLIDQYAPNLKKLYGNYMDRLKYSNEDQAIYVLPTYYAVDQKYFDAGGGFGIQHRVLKELGYPEVRTLEDYENVLKAYKEKHPTIDGQPTIPLTLDADDWRIMITVTNPAFQATGAPDDGEYYIDPETYEASLHYKRPEEKEYFRWLNHMYNEGLLDQDSFIQKTDQYKSKIASGRVLGVIDQDWGYSDAENALKSAGKDEATYSHFPVTLSEDIKDHAYQDPGFVSGWGVGITTSNPDPVRTIKFFDYLASEEGQVLMNWGIEGKQYEVKDGKRVIPADVLDQKTNNAAVFQKETGIGLYTNLSGHYGDGVKDSTDNYYTTNFPEQIVAAYSDAEKETLKAYGATTWKDLFPSEDEFPIKPWGAAYNLPTPGDSNYNVIFKKTQDIIRKRIPEAILSTPEQFDAIYDGMIAEVNQAGAEDMEKQYTELVQNRVQLWSGEEAK
- a CDS encoding ABC transporter substrate-binding protein: MKGKTPKTFAMLLLASALAITAGCSGSGGGTNASEKPVDSGDTTSPVTFTFFGADASPNWNNMKDAVGQEITKATGVTIEAEYDVNNGGDQKIPLMAASGDYPDIIYPKGNLSKLVDAGAMLDLTDLIEEHAPNLKKIYGDQMNRLKYSLEDQAIYTIPTNMGVDNVAFDATGGFEIQQRVLKELGYPEVKTLEDYENVLRTYYEKHPTIDGQPTIPLTLNADDWKIMITVTNPAFQATGGPDDGEYYINPETYEAVLHYKRPEEKEYFRWLNKMYNEGLLDKDTFVQKDDQYKSKIASGRVLGLIDQEWNYGEAENALKSSNGGDKTYAHFSVSLNKDIVDHTFQPTGFDGYGIGITTSAKDPVRIIKFMDWLASDEGQVLRNWGVEGQHYQVENGKRIIPADVQDRKTNDNSAFTKESGVGMYNVFSARYGDGVKDATDNYYTTNFPEQIQAGYTAAEKETLKAYGITTWKDFYPSEDDLKLKDWGAAYNMPVPSDTDYNVTFQKTQDIVRKRIPEAILAKPENFDSVYDGLLAELDKAGAVEMEKQYTVWIKERVALWTGKDVK
- a CDS encoding ABC transporter substrate-binding protein, which translates into the protein MRGKMKGNTPKTFAMLMLASAMLVTAGCGNSGTKETSESSGTEPITVTFFGADASPTWNKMQDAVGKKITEQTGVTIEAEYDVNDGGNQKIALMAASGDFPDMIYPKGNLSKLVDAGAMLDLTDLIEEHAPNLKKIYGEQMNRLKYSLEDQAIYTIPTNMGVDNVTFDATGGFEIQQRVLKELGYPEVKTLEDYENVLRAYYEKHPTIDGQPTIPLTLNADDWKIMITVTNPAFQATGAPDDGEYYIDPETYEAKLHYKRPEEREYFRWLNKMYNEGLLDKDAFVQKDDQYKSKIASGRVLGLIDQEWNYQEAENALKSSGKDDATYAHFSVSLNDKIVDHTFQPAGFDGYGIGITTSAKDPVRIIKFMDWLASDEGQVLRNWGIEGEHYNVEDGKRVIPDDVQDRKTNDNSNFSKETGIGMYNVFSARYGDGVKDSTDNYYTTNFPEQIVAGYTAAEKETLKAYGITTWKEFYPAEEDLPVKDWGAAYNMSVPSGTDYEVTFQKTQDIIRKRIPEAVLTTPANFDATYDALLADLDKAGAVEMEKQFTVWVKERVSLWTGKDVK